ATTACAGTACCGGTAAAAGAAGTGACTGTGTCGCCCAGTGCGCCTGTTATTTGCTCGGGCCAATCTACCACTCTCACGGCCAGCTATAGCGGCGCCAGTGCCACATATCAATGGTTTGTAAAAGGGGCCTCAACACCTATTTCTTCAAGCAATAGCGTATCAGTTAATCCTACAGCTACCACTACTTATCAGGTTGTGGCAACTACTACGGATTGCTCCACTATCACCAAAGAGGTAACGGTAACGGTAGGCACTCCTACTGTAGCTATTGCTCCCAGTGCGGTTACCGCATGCTCGGGGAACTCAACTACGCTGACTGCAAGCTCTAATAACCCCGCTGCGACTTATTCTTGGACTTCCACTACCGGTGGTACAACGACTGCTCTTCCAAACACGACCGCAGCGATAACGGTGAGCCCAACGGCCACTACCACCTACACCGTAACCGCAACTACACCCAACTGCGGCACTGCTACTGACCAAAGAGTGGTAACTGTTGTGCAGTCCACGGCTGTATCGAACACCGCAACGGCAAGTCCGGCAGCTATTTGTTCGGGTGGCTCCACTACGTTGACAGCTACCTCTAACATCACGGGTGCGACATATCAGTGGTATAAGACAACTGACCTTGGAACCATTATTTCAACTGCTTCGAGCTTCGACGTGTCGCCTACCCAAAGCACTACATATCGGGTATTTATCACAACGCCATGCACCAGCGCTGCACCCCTTGACGTTCCAGTATCTGTGGGAACTGGTGTAGCAGTTACGCCCTCGCAACAAACGATAGATTTTGGAGGCTCTACTACGTTGACCGCTAGCGGAAGCACCAACGGTTTGTATTCATGGATGGCTAGTGTTAAGAATTCTGCTACTGGCACTTCTACTGATACTCCAATAGCATCAACTGCGGCTAGCATCACAGTAACACCTGCTTACACCACTACTTACACGGTAACGGGCACTACTGCGACCGGCGGATGCAACACAGCTCAATCTACGGTTACGGTGCTGCGTCCCCTGCCAGTTGAGCTAATCAGCTTTGAAGCAGTAAAAAGCGACAAAGTGGCCGTTCTCACTTGGGCTACTGCTTCCGAGAAAAACAGTGCCTACTTCGAAATTGAGCGCAGCTTCGATGGGGAAAGCTTTGAGTCGGTAGGCCAACGCGCTGGCGCAGGTACTACCAGTGCCCGCACCAACTACCAGTTCGTCGATACTCGCCTCGCCCAATCTGCCGGCACGGTGTACTATCGCCTGCGTCAGGTAGACGCAACGGGGGAAACCAACTACTCGCCGGTCCGCGCTTTACAGTCTTCTGCAACGGCTCGTGCTATCAAGGCAGAAGTATTCCCGAACCCTTTCGATAAGACCGTAACAGTGCAGTACTACTCGTTGGGCACCGATGCGGTAACGCTTACCGTGCGCAACGTACTTGGTCAGACCGTCCTCACTCAGACGGTTTCAACCGCCGAAGGTGTGCAGGAAATCAAATTGTCGGATGCCGCTTCCTTGACCCGCGGAATGTATTACCTGACCATTCGTCAAGGCACTCAGCAGCAAGCAGTGCGGATTAGCCGCCAGTAGCATTCCTTGTCTCGACAACCCGTGGTCAATAAAAAACCCAGGGCCTTCATTGGTCCTGGGTTTTTTGTTGGCATTGCTGCCAGTGTCTGGCAACTGGTACCACCGGAGCCGTGCCGCCTGTGAAGCGCTACCTGGGCATGCTTATCTTAACCGGCAGTTAGCGGGGCCAGCTAATGGCAAGCGAGCGGCTAGCTGGGCAACGGGTACATGGCCCGCAACGGCCCGTAGGTGGCCGCAATTTCGGGCCTGGCCGATGGGCGTATTTATCTCATCGCTCGCGAAACTTTGCCATTCTCGCGATTAGTAAGAAAAACTTAAGTGTTGTGAAAAAAAACAATCGATAAATTGATAATTCCACCAATTTGCATTAACATTGTCAGCCTTATGGCAGTTTGGACTGAACCATTGCCCCAACGATGGGCAACGGCAATAAGAACGAAAAGCTCTTATTTTAACTCTAGACAGCCTTTTTGGTATGCTTTAGCTCAGCATTAACCTTTAGCTCGTGCTTCCCGGACTCCTCTCTTCCGTCTAATGATACCGCCAGTTTTGGCATCTCATTACACAATCGATTGTGTTTGTTCTCACCAATTCCCACCAAGTTTTTATGAAAAAGTCAGTACCCAAGTTAAATGGGTTAGCAGTACCAGCCTTGCTCGGAGGCTTGCTACTGCTGCCTGTGGTTGGCCAGGCAACTTCCCTGGCACCCGAAAGCCGGTCGGCCGCCTTGCTGCATGCCGACGATGCCCCCGTTACCGGGCGGATTACCGATGAGAGCGGCGCGGGCATTCCCGGCGTTACGGTGCTGGTGAAAGGCACCAGTACGGCCACGCAAACCGACGCCGACGGCCGCTACAGCATTGTGGCGCCCGCCGGGGCCACGTTGGTGTTCTCTTTCGTGGGCTATGCCTCACAAGAAGTGGCCGTGGGCGGCCGCACCAGCATCGACGCAAAACTAGCGGTAGACGCCCAGGGCTTGTCGGAAGTAGTGGTAGTGGGGTACCTGACCCAGAACCGCCAAAATGTGAGCAGCGCCGTGAGCAGCCTCGACGTGAAAGAAGCCACCAAGGCGCCCGTGCCCACCGTTACGCAAGCCCTGCAGGGCCGTTTGCCCGGCGTGCAGGTGCAGGGCTCGGGCGGACCGGGGGCTGCCCCAGTGGTCACCATTCGGGGAATTGGCACGCTGGGCGCGGCCGGCAGTTCGCCGCTGTACGTGATTGACGGGCTATGGACGTTCAACATCCGGGATTTGAACACCAACGATATTGAGTCGCTCACGGTGCTGAAGGACGCTTCCTCCACCGCGGTGTACGGCTCGAGCGGCGCCAACGGGGTGATACTTATTACCACGAAGAAAGGCAAGGCGGGCCGCCCTTCGGTTAGCTTCAACGGCTACCGCGGCTTCGACCAGGTGTACAAGCGCTACAACCTGACCAACGCCAGCCAGTGGGCCGACCGCGCGGTGATTGCCTACAGCAACGCCGGGCTCAACCCCTTGAACAACGGCCAGAACGGCCTCGCCGGGGCCGTAAAAGGACCGGGCGGCGCCTTTAACCCCAACATTGACACCGACTGGCAGAAAGAGTTCTTCCAGACGGGCACGCTTGAGGACTACAACGTGGCGTTTTCGGGCGGCAACGTTGGCGAAAAGAGCGCCAGCAACTTCCTGATTTCCGGCGAGTACTTTCACCAGGAGGGCATTGTGAAGGGCCCGGACTTTCAGCGCTTTAGCCTACGCCTCAACTCGGGCCTGACCCGCGGCCGGTTCAAGTTTCAGCAAAACGCGCAGCTCACCCACCTCGACGTGACGCTGCTCAACGGCGGCCCGTTCATCGATGTGCTGACCATCATCCCGACCATTCCGGTGCACGACCCGGCCAATGAGGGCGGTTTTGGTACCGGCTCGCCGATACTCAACACCTTTGCCACCAACCCCATTGGGGCACAGGAGCTGCTGCGGCGCACCCAGGCCGATAACCGGCTGGCGGGCAACGCCAGCCTGGACGTGTCTATCTTCGACTTCCTGAGCTACCGGCTCAACGCGGCCATCGACGGGCACATGTACAGCAACGCCGATGCGCAAAAGTCGGGCATCCTGCGCCAGAACACCCGCATCAACACGTCGTCGCTGAACGAGTTCCTGGGCTACGACGTGTTCCTGCTGGCCGAAAACACGCTGAATTTCACCAAGAACTTCGGCGACCACCACGTAAACGTGCTGGGCGGCTACTCGGAGCAGCGCTACCGGCAGCACAACGTGCAGGCCGGCACGCAGGGCTTCACCAGCCTGCCCCAGTACTACTTTGAGCTGGATGCCGGCTCAACGAAGGGCGTAATCGGCGGCTCTACCACCGAGAATGCCAAACGCTCCTTCTTCAGCCAGGCTACCTACGACTACAAAAACCGCTACCTGATTTCGGGCAGCTTCCGCCGCGACGGCTCTTCTAAATTTGCGCCGCAAAACCGGTGGGCGAACTTCGGGGCCGCCTCGTTGGGCTGGCGCATCAGCGAAGAAGACTTCTTCAAGTCGGCCCTGCCTCAGGTCAACAACCTGAAGCTGCGCGTGAGCTACGGCGGCAATGGCAACGACGGCCTGGCCGGTCGCTACGGCGGCAACTACCTCACCACGCCCATCATCGGCCAGAACGTGAACTACGTGATTGGCACGGGCCAAACCATTGTGAACGGCTCAACGCAGCTGGCCCTGAGCAGCCCCGACCTGCAGTGGGAGGAGCGGTTTACCAAAAATGGCGGCCTGGACCTGAGTGTCCTTGACAACCGCCTCACCTTGTCGGCCGACTACTACATCGCCGAGACCCGCAAGGCCCTGGCGCCAGTGCAGGTGCCCACGTACCTGGGCCACTTTGGCGACGTGCTGTACCAGAACGCCGGCAACATCGAAAACCGGGGCTTCGAACTGGCGTTGGGCTACCACGCCGGCAAGAAGGACTTTACCTACGGCGCCGACTTCACGCTGACCACCATCAAAAACAAGATTACGGCGCTGCCCGTGAAGGGGCAGGCCTTTGAAGGCGGCGAGGGCGTGACCCGTTCGGAGCTGGGCACTGGCCTGGGCGAGTTTTACCTGATTCCCTTCGCCGGCATTTTCCAGTCGAAAGAGGAAGTACTGGCCTACAAGAACGCGGCGGGCACCGTTATCCAGCCCTACGCTTCGGCGGGCGACGTGCGCTACACCGACGTGAACGGCGACGGCAAGATTGACAACGCCGACCGGGTGTACTCGGGCAGCGCCATTCCGAAGCTGCAGCTGGGCCTGAACCTGAACGCCGCTTACAAGGGCTTCGACTTGTCGCTGTTTCTGCAGTCGGCCACCGGCAATAAGATTTACAACACGGCGCGCGTGGCGTTGGAGAGCTACAACGGCCCCAACAACTACAACGCCGACGTAACCCCCTGGTCGCCGAGCAACCCCTCGACCACCACGCCTCGCCTGCTGCAGGGCGGCGGCGCCACGCCCGACCTAATTGCCGCGGCCGCTTCCAATGCCCGGTTCAACTCGACGCGGTGGCTGGAAGATGGCAGCTACCTGCGCCTGAAAAACGTGCAGCTCGGCTACACCTTCCCCCAGACCATGACGAGCTTCATGCCCAGCCTGGGCAGTGTGCGGGTGTACGTGACGGGCCGCAACGTGGTGACCTTCACGAAGTACACGGGCTTCGACCCGGAAATTACGGGCACGGGCTTCTACAGCCGTGGTGTCGATAACAGCGCTTACCCCAATGTGCGCAGCTTCATCGGGGGCCTGCAAGTCAACTTCTAAGCACCTGGTGCTTAGCCCATTCTTATTCATCGCCTCCCCATGAAATTCCCTAAAATTCCCGCTTTGTTGCTAGCCGGCAGCTTGTTGCTGACCACGGGCTGCGAAAAAGATTTGCTGGACAAAACCAACCCCAACGCGCCCTCCACGGCTCAATTCTGGAAAACCCAGGACGACGCCGTGAAAGGGGTGTACGCCTGCTACTCCGGCCTGCAGCAGTTTGCCTGCTACTACCGCAGCTGGCACTTCATGGTGCACCGCTCCGACGAGTCCTACAGCCAGAGCCCCTTCGTGGAGCTGGCCAACTTCACGCGCTTTGTGACGCCGGACAACAACTTCTTCATCTCGTCTTTCGCCTGGAACGACTACTATCGGACCATTTTCCGGACCAACCAGGTGGTAACACACGTGCCCGAGATTTCGATGGACGGCACCCTGAAAAAGCGCCTGATAGCCGAAGCCAAGTTCGTGCGGGCCCTGTCGTACTTCGACCTGGTGTACCTGTTCGGCAACGTGCCGCTGATAGTGGAGGAGCCCATCGTGACCACCCGCGTGAAGCAGGCCACGCCGGCCGAGACCGAAGCGCAAATCATCGCGGACCTGCAGTCGGCCATCCCCGACCTGCCGTTGTCGTACCCCGACGCCGAGAAGGGCCGCGCCACCAAAGGGTCAGCCCAGGCCTTGCTGGCCAAGGTGTACATGCAGCAGCGCAAGTGGGCCGAGGCCTCTGCGCTCTTCACCAGCATTATCGACTCGAAGCAGTACTCGTTGGTGAACAACTACCTCGACAACTTCACCGATGCCAACGAGAACAACCAGGAATCGGTGTTTGAGGTGCAGTTTACCGGCGCGGTGCTGGAAGTAGGCCAGGGGCAGGACAACGCGTCGTCGTCGGAAAGCCACGACCGTCCCAACTTTTTCGGCCCTCCCGGCCCCACGTTTGCCGACGTGCAGCCCCGCCGCTGGCTGCTGGACGAGTACAAGGACTCGACCGTGAACTTTGCGCCCAACAGCACCAAAAAGCACCTGATTGACCCGCGCCGCGACATCAGCATAATCCACGCCGGCAACCCCGACAAGTTCTACGGCAAAACCTTTGCCCAGTGGAACTGGAACCCCAACCAGCAGTACTGGCGCAAGTACCTCAATGACCGGACCCGCACCAACGAGAACTTCACTTCCGGCATCAACCACCGCGTGATTCGCTACGCCGACGTGCTCCTGATGCAGGCCGAAGCCCTGACGGAACTCAACCAGATGAGCGCCGCCGTGCCGCTCATCAATCAGGTACGCCAGCGCCCTTCCGTGAACCTGGCGCCCCTAACGGGCACCTACACGCAGAACGCGCTACGCCTGCTCATCCGCAGCGAGCGGGCCAAGGAACTGGCCGGCGAAGGCACGCGCTGGTTCGACATTCTGCGCTGGGGCCTGATGGACAACCAAGCCGGCATCGACGAGCTGAAAACCCGCGACTCCGACTTTGCTAACTTCCGCCTGGGCATCTCGAAGCTGCTGCCCATTCCCCAGCGCGATATCGACATCGACCCGGGCATCAAGCAAAACCCGGGGTATTAAGTGAGGTGGTGAGAAGGCCGTCCTGGGCTGCAACCCGGGGCGGCTTTATCGCTCTTGAGCCCAATTAAGTAATTCCTTCCGCTACCCGGTGCCTGTCCCGCTTTTTACATGAGTCTATCCCTCTTTGTTCTCTTGCGCCGGCACCTGCCGCTACTGTTCCTGCTGGGCGTGCTCAGCTGCAAAAGCGGCGGTGAGGCGGCGGTGGCGCCGGCCCCGCCGGTCGCGCCGCCCACGAGCACGGCCACCTTCACCAACCCACTGCTGGCCTCCGGGCCCGACCCGTGGGTGTACCAGAAGGACGGCTATTACTACTACATGCACACCACGAACACCAACCTGCGCATCTGGAAAACCGCGAACATGTCGGACCTGTCGCAAACCTCCAGCGTGGTGGCCTGGACGCCGCCGGTGTCCGGCCCGGCCTCGGGCAACCTCTGGGCGCCGGAGCTGTATTTTCTGGATGGCAAGTGGTACATCTACTACTCGGCCGGCCCCGAGGGCACCAACCTGGGCCAGCAGCGCACCTGGGTGCTGGAAAACACCGCCGCCGACCCCACCACGGGCAGCTGGGTGGATAAAGGCCGCCTGTACAATCCAACGGCCGATTATTGGGCCATCGACGGCACGGTGCTGGAGCAAAACGGCAACCGCTACTTCATCTGGTCGGGGCACAACGGCATCGATGGCATTCAGCGCCTCTACATCTCGCAGATGAGCAATCCCTGGACCCTCACGGGCCCGCGGGTGGAGCTCTCGCACCCGGAGTACAGCTGGGAAAACGTGGGCCCGCCCTTCGTGAACGAGGGGCCCGAAACCATCAAGCACGGCGGCAAAACCTTCCTCGTGTACTCGGCCAGCTTCTGCGGTACCGACCAGTACGCGCTGGGCCTGCTCACCGCCAGCACCACCGCCGACCCCATGCTGCCGGCTTCCTGGACAAAATCAGCTCAACCCGTCTTCTCCCAGAGCCCCGCCAACCGGGCCTACGCTACCGGCCACAATGCCTTCTTCAAGTCCAAAGACGGGCAGGAAGACTGGATTATCTACCACGCCAATTCGAACCCCAGCGAAGGCTGCGTCGAAAAGCGCAACCCCCGCATACAGAAGTTCACCTGGAACGCCGACGGCACGCCCAGCTTTGGGGTACCCGTGGCCATCAGCACGCCCATCGCCAAACCCGGCGGGGAGTAGCCCCGGCCACTTATCCGTCCTTCCTTTTTTACTTAAAAATCCCACCCCCTGATGCCGACTTTACTTCTACTTGCTCCGTCCCGATTTACTGTGCCTCGCTCCGGCGGGCGGTGGTTGCGGGTGGGAGCGTTGCTGTTGCTGCTCCTGGGCTGGGCCGGACCCCAGGCGCAAGCGCTGCAAGGTCCGATTGGCGCCCACGACCCGTCCACCATTGTGAAAGACGGCAACAAGTACTGGGTTTTTGCCACCGGCCAGGGCATCTACAGCATGTATTCGACCGACTTGGTCAAATGGACGCCGGGGCCGCGCACGGTGTTTGTCAATAATGCCTACCCGGGCTGGATTAACACCAAGGTTCCTGGATTTCAGGGTAATTTCTGGGCGCCGGAGTGCGTGTTTATGAACGGCAAGTTCTACCTGTACTATTCCTGCTCCACGTTTGGCTCCAAAG
This region of Hymenobacter sedentarius genomic DNA includes:
- a CDS encoding T9SS type A sorting domain-containing protein, with translation MKKLHSLLSCLGLLLLLTPFYGFGQCSNQITLDYYNNGTFVAGTSTNNGQSGYTASICPVAGAMYTFDGYSSSNAIITWSKVITKGVLADHSDDVLQNIISANLVAGNKLSLSVELTTSTIYRLKADSKNYPTGNCNKIDYVYLTLNPALTLTSNLTSVGTGICANDINGVTLTASGATDGKYTWSAPGVTTKYTTSTSTDPAKPSSLVVFPTTTTTYTVTATTSCGTSSQQITVPVKEVTVSPSAPVICSGQSTTLTASYSGASATYQWFVKGASTPISSSNSVSVNPTATTTYQVVATTTDCSTITKEVTVTVGTPTVAIAPSAVTACSGNSTTLTASSNNPAATYSWTSTTGGTTTALPNTTAAITVSPTATTTYTVTATTPNCGTATDQRVVTVVQSTAVSNTATASPAAICSGGSTTLTATSNITGATYQWYKTTDLGTIISTASSFDVSPTQSTTYRVFITTPCTSAAPLDVPVSVGTGVAVTPSQQTIDFGGSTTLTASGSTNGLYSWMASVKNSATGTSTDTPIASTAASITVTPAYTTTYTVTGTTATGGCNTAQSTVTVLRPLPVELISFEAVKSDKVAVLTWATASEKNSAYFEIERSFDGESFESVGQRAGAGTTSARTNYQFVDTRLAQSAGTVYYRLRQVDATGETNYSPVRALQSSATARAIKAEVFPNPFDKTVTVQYYSLGTDAVTLTVRNVLGQTVLTQTVSTAEGVQEIKLSDAASLTRGMYYLTIRQGTQQQAVRISRQ
- a CDS encoding SusC/RagA family TonB-linked outer membrane protein, whose protein sequence is MKKSVPKLNGLAVPALLGGLLLLPVVGQATSLAPESRSAALLHADDAPVTGRITDESGAGIPGVTVLVKGTSTATQTDADGRYSIVAPAGATLVFSFVGYASQEVAVGGRTSIDAKLAVDAQGLSEVVVVGYLTQNRQNVSSAVSSLDVKEATKAPVPTVTQALQGRLPGVQVQGSGGPGAAPVVTIRGIGTLGAAGSSPLYVIDGLWTFNIRDLNTNDIESLTVLKDASSTAVYGSSGANGVILITTKKGKAGRPSVSFNGYRGFDQVYKRYNLTNASQWADRAVIAYSNAGLNPLNNGQNGLAGAVKGPGGAFNPNIDTDWQKEFFQTGTLEDYNVAFSGGNVGEKSASNFLISGEYFHQEGIVKGPDFQRFSLRLNSGLTRGRFKFQQNAQLTHLDVTLLNGGPFIDVLTIIPTIPVHDPANEGGFGTGSPILNTFATNPIGAQELLRRTQADNRLAGNASLDVSIFDFLSYRLNAAIDGHMYSNADAQKSGILRQNTRINTSSLNEFLGYDVFLLAENTLNFTKNFGDHHVNVLGGYSEQRYRQHNVQAGTQGFTSLPQYYFELDAGSTKGVIGGSTTENAKRSFFSQATYDYKNRYLISGSFRRDGSSKFAPQNRWANFGAASLGWRISEEDFFKSALPQVNNLKLRVSYGGNGNDGLAGRYGGNYLTTPIIGQNVNYVIGTGQTIVNGSTQLALSSPDLQWEERFTKNGGLDLSVLDNRLTLSADYYIAETRKALAPVQVPTYLGHFGDVLYQNAGNIENRGFELALGYHAGKKDFTYGADFTLTTIKNKITALPVKGQAFEGGEGVTRSELGTGLGEFYLIPFAGIFQSKEEVLAYKNAAGTVIQPYASAGDVRYTDVNGDGKIDNADRVYSGSAIPKLQLGLNLNAAYKGFDLSLFLQSATGNKIYNTARVALESYNGPNNYNADVTPWSPSNPSTTTPRLLQGGGATPDLIAAAASNARFNSTRWLEDGSYLRLKNVQLGYTFPQTMTSFMPSLGSVRVYVTGRNVVTFTKYTGFDPEITGTGFYSRGVDNSAYPNVRSFIGGLQVNF
- a CDS encoding RagB/SusD family nutrient uptake outer membrane protein, producing MKFPKIPALLLAGSLLLTTGCEKDLLDKTNPNAPSTAQFWKTQDDAVKGVYACYSGLQQFACYYRSWHFMVHRSDESYSQSPFVELANFTRFVTPDNNFFISSFAWNDYYRTIFRTNQVVTHVPEISMDGTLKKRLIAEAKFVRALSYFDLVYLFGNVPLIVEEPIVTTRVKQATPAETEAQIIADLQSAIPDLPLSYPDAEKGRATKGSAQALLAKVYMQQRKWAEASALFTSIIDSKQYSLVNNYLDNFTDANENNQESVFEVQFTGAVLEVGQGQDNASSSESHDRPNFFGPPGPTFADVQPRRWLLDEYKDSTVNFAPNSTKKHLIDPRRDISIIHAGNPDKFYGKTFAQWNWNPNQQYWRKYLNDRTRTNENFTSGINHRVIRYADVLLMQAEALTELNQMSAAVPLINQVRQRPSVNLAPLTGTYTQNALRLLIRSERAKELAGEGTRWFDILRWGLMDNQAGIDELKTRDSDFANFRLGISKLLPIPQRDIDIDPGIKQNPGY
- a CDS encoding family 43 glycosylhydrolase; this translates as MSLSLFVLLRRHLPLLFLLGVLSCKSGGEAAVAPAPPVAPPTSTATFTNPLLASGPDPWVYQKDGYYYYMHTTNTNLRIWKTANMSDLSQTSSVVAWTPPVSGPASGNLWAPELYFLDGKWYIYYSAGPEGTNLGQQRTWVLENTAADPTTGSWVDKGRLYNPTADYWAIDGTVLEQNGNRYFIWSGHNGIDGIQRLYISQMSNPWTLTGPRVELSHPEYSWENVGPPFVNEGPETIKHGGKTFLVYSASFCGTDQYALGLLTASTTADPMLPASWTKSAQPVFSQSPANRAYATGHNAFFKSKDGQEDWIIYHANSNPSEGCVEKRNPRIQKFTWNADGTPSFGVPVAISTPIAKPGGE